A genomic region of Larus michahellis chromosome 21, bLarMic1.1, whole genome shotgun sequence contains the following coding sequences:
- the SLC6A17 gene encoding sodium-dependent neutral amino acid transporter SLC6A17 — MPKNSKVTQREHSSEHVTESVADLLAHEEPVDYKRSVLNVTGETWDKQKDGEEELDAENRPAWNSKLQYILAQIGYSVGLGNVWRFPYLCQKNGGGAYLVPYLVLLIIIGLPLFFLELAVGQRIRRGSIGVWNYICPRLGGIGYASCLVCFFVGLYYNVIIGWSIFYFFKSFQYPLPWSECPIVKNGSVAVVETECERSSATTYFWYRETLDISNSISESGGLNWKMTLCLLVAWSLVGLAMIKGIQSSGKVMYFSSLFPYVVLVCFLVRGLLLRGAVDGIMHMFTPKLDKMLDPQVWREAATQVFFALGLGFGGVIAFSSYNKQDNNCHFDATLVSFINFFTSVLATLVVFAVLGFKANIMNEKCVVENAEKILGYLNTNVLSHDLIPPHVNFSHLTAKDYNEMYRVIMTVKEGHFKELGLDACLLEDELNKSVQGTGLAFIAFTEAMTHFPASPFWSVMFFLMLINLGLGSMIGTMSGITTPIIDTFKVRKEVFTVGCCIFAFVVGLIFVQRSGNYFVTMFDDYSATLPLTVVVILENIAVAWIYGTKKFMQELTEMLGFRPYQFYYYTWKYVSPICMAVLMTASIIQLGVSPPGYSAWIREEAAEKFLFYPTWAMAILISLIILASLPLPLVFILRQFHLVSDGSNALSVTYKKGRMMKDISNLEDNDETRFILSKVPSETPSPMPTHRSYLGPGSNSPMEMSTAPNGRYGSGYLLASTPESEL; from the exons ATGCCGAAGAACAGCAAAGTGACGCAGCGGGAGCACAGCAGCGAGCATGTCACCGAGTCGGTGGCCGACTTGCTGGCCCACGAAGAACCCGTGGACTACAAACGGAGCGTCCTCAACGTGACGGGGGAGACCTGGGACAAGcagaaggatggagaggaggagctggatgcGGAGAACCGGCCGGCGTGGAACAGCAAGCTGCAGTACATCCTGGCTCAAATCGGCTACTCCGTGGGGCTGGGCAACGTCTGGCGCTTCCCTTACCTCTGCCAGAAGAACGGAGGAG GTGCCTACCTGGTCCCCTACCTGGTCCTGCTCATCATCATCGGGCTCCCCCTCTTCTTCCTGGAGCTGGCGGTGGGGCAGCGGATCCGCCGGGGCAGCATCGGCGTCTGGAATTACATCTGTCCTCGCCTGGGGGGCATCGGCTATGCCAGCTGCCTC gtCTGTTTTTTTGTCGGTCTCTATTACAACGTCATCATCGGCTGGAGCATCTTTTACTTCTTTAAGTCCTTCCAGTACCCTCTTCCCTGGAGCGAGTGCCCCATCGTGAAAAATGGCTCGGTGGCCG TTGTGGAGACCGAATGCGAGAGGAGCTCGGCCACCACCTACTTCTGGTACCGGGAGACCCTGGACATTTCCAACTCCATCTCAGAGAGCGGGGGGCTCAACTGGAAGATGACCTTGTGTCTGCTGGTGGCCTGGAGCCTTGTTGGCTTGGCCATGATCAAAGGCATCCAGTCCTCTGGGAAG GTGATGTACTTCAGCTCGCTCTTCCCCTACGTGGTGCTGGTTTGCTTCTTGGTGCGGGGGCTTCTCCTGCGCGGGGCGGTGGATGGGATCATGCACATGTTCACACCCAAG CTGGACAAGATGCTGGACCCCCAGGTGTGGCGAGAGGCAGCTACGCAGGTTTTCTTCGCCTTGGGCCTGGGCTTCGGGGGAGTCATTGCCTTCTCCAGCTACAACAAGCAGGACAACAACTGCCACTTTGATGCCACGCTTGTCTCCTTCATCAACTTCTTCACGTCCGTCCTGGCCACCCTGGTTGTGTTTGCTGTGCTGGGCTTCAAGGCCAACATCATGAATGAGAAATGCGTGGTGGA GAACGCTGAGAAGATCTTGGGCTACCTGAACACCAACGTGCTGAGCCACGACCTCATCCCACCCCACGTGAACTTCTCCCACCTCACAGCCAAGGACTACAATGAGATGTACAGGGTGATCATGACAGTGAAAGAGGGGCACTTCAAAGAGCTGGGCTTGGATGCCTGCCTGTTGGAGGACGAACTCAACAAG TCAGTGCAAGGAACTGGCCTGGCCTTCATTGCCTTCACAGAAGCCATGACCCACTTCCCAGCCTCACCGTTTTGGTCCGTCATGTTCTTCCTGATGCTGATAaacctggggctggggagcatGATCGGGACCATGTCAGGCATCACTACGCCCATCATCGACACCTTCAAGGTGCGGAAGGAGGTGTTCACAG TTGGTTGCTGCATCTTTGCCTTCGTGGTGGGACTGATCTTTGTGCAGCGCTCTGGGAATTATTTTGTCACCATGTTTGATGATTATTCAGCCACGCTGCCACTCACGGTGGTGGTCATCCTGGAGAACATTGCTGTTGCTTGGATTTATGGCACCAAGAA GTTCATGCAGGAGTTGACGGAAATGCTGGGTTTCCGGCCCTATCAGTTCTACTACTACACCTGGAAGTACGTCTCTCCCATCTGCATGGCCGTGCTCATGACCGCCAGCATCATCCAGCTGGGAGTCAGCCCCCCGGGCTACAGTGCGTGGATCAGAGAGGAG GCTGcagaaaagttccttttttaCCCAACTTGGGCCATGGCTATTCTCATCTCTCTGATCATCCTGGCATCCCTCCCACTGCCTCTGGTCTTCATCCTCCGCCAGTTCCACCTTGTGTCGGACGGCTCCAACGCCCTCTCTGTcacctacaagaagggccggatgATGAAGGACATCTCCAATTTGGAAGACAACGATGAGACCCGCTTCATCCTGAGCAAAGTGCCCAGTGAGACCCCCTCCCCCATGCCCACGCACCGTTCCTACCTGGGTCCTGGGAGCAACTCCCCCATGGAAATGAGCACTGCCCCCAACGGACGATACGGGAGCGGGTACCTACTGGCCAGCACCCCTGAATCCGAACTGTGA
- the KCNC4 gene encoding voltage-gated potassium channel KCNC4 isoform X1, which translates to MQGSIFPARFSLGLRALPLVQPRVVWVWSSASLHPLRIRPWEPSSCSYSWSRAFLVSHLCPPLPPPPTPSSSPGGRARVACVSHPPKSMISSVCVSSYRGRKSGNKPPSKTCLKEEMGKGEESDKITINVGGTRHETYKSTLRTLPGTRLAWLADPDAQSNFDFDGKSNEFFFDRHPGIFSYVLNYYRTGKLHCPADICGPLFEEELTYWGIDETDVEPCCWMTYRQHRDAEEALDIFESPEPGGGAGGEEPEEEGGREMALQRLGMDDRPPGAAGAAGGGGCCRNWQPKMWALFEDPYSSKAARVVAFASLFFILVSITTFCLETHEAFNIDVNVTETLVVGNTTTILLTHKVETEPILTYIEGVCVLWFTLEFLVRIICCPDKLLFVKNLLNIIDFVAILPFYLEVGLSGLSSKAARDVLGFLRVVRFVRILRIFKLTRHFVGLRVLGHTLRASTNEFLLLIIFLALGVLIFATMIYYAERIGAKTSDPRGSDHTHFKNIPIGFWWAVVTMTTLGYGDMYPKTWSGMVVGALCALAGVLTIAMPVPVIVNNFGMYYSLAMAKQKLPKKKKKHIPRPAPLDSPTYCKSEENSPRNSTQSDTCPLAVEEGAAERKRSDSKQNGEANVVLSDEEQPLSPTDEEKRPMRRSSTRDKNKKSSTCFLLATGDFSCAADGGVQKGYGKSRSLSSIDGVAGSTVGLAPLASRCGSPRPPQQPCSPVPSIL; encoded by the exons ATGCAAGGCTCGATTTTTCCAGCACGCTTTTCCCTCGGGCTCCGCGCTCTCCCGCTGGTGCAGCCCCGGGTGGTTTGGGTGTGGAGCTCCGCCAGCCTCCACCCGCTCAGGATCCGGCCCTGGGAGCCGTCCAGTTGCAGTTACAGTTGGAGCAGGGCTTTCTTGGTG tcccatCTCTGCCCCCCTCTCCCGCCTCCGCCGACCCCCAGCTCCTCGCCCGGAGGAAGGGCGCGCGTAGCGTGCGTCTCCCATCCACCGAAATCTATGATCAGCTCCGTGTGTGTCTCCTCCTACCGTGGACGCAAGTCTGGGAACAAACCACCCTCCAAAACATGCCTGAAGGAAGAGATGGGCAAAGGGGAAGAGTCGGACAAGATCACCATCAATGTAGGTGGTACCCGGCATGAGACCTACAAAAGCACCCTACGGACTTTGCCGGGCACCCGCCTGGCCTGGCTCGCTGACCCCGATGCCCAGAGCAACTTTGACTTTGATGGAAAAAGCAATGAGTTCTTCTTTGACCGGCACCCCGGGATCTTCTCCTACGTGCTCAACTACTACCGTACCGGCAAACTGCACTGCCCCGCGGACATCTGCGGACCCCTCTTCGAGGAGGAGCTGACCTACTGGGGCATCGATGAGACGGACGTGGAGCCCTGTTGTTGGATGACCTACCGCCAGCATCGCGATGCCGAAGAGGCCCTGGACATCTTCGAGAGTCCCGAGCCAGGTGGAGGGGCCGGTGGAGAGGAGCCTGAAGAGGAAGGGGGTAGGGAGATGGCCCTTCAACGCCTGGGCATGGATGACAGGccaccgggggcggcgggggctgccggagGGGGTGGCTGCTGTCGGAATTGGCAGCCCAAGATGTGGGCGCTCTTTGAGGATCCCTACTCGTCCAAGGCGGCAAGG GTAGTTGCTTTTGCCTCGCTTTTCTTCATCCTGGTCTCCATCACCACCTTCTGCCTGGAGACACACGAGGCTTTCAACATTGATGTCAACGTGACGGAGACACTGGTGGTTGGCAACACCACGACGATCCTGCTGACGCATAAAGTGGAGACAGAGCCCATCCTCACCTACATCGAAGGGGTCTGCGTCCTGTGGTTCACCCTTGAGTTCCTGGTTCGCATCATCTGCTGTCCAGATAAGCTTCTCTTCGTTAAAAACCTGCTCAACATCATTGACTTTGTGGCCATCTTGCCCTTCTACCTGGAGGTAGGTCTCAGTGGCCTGTCCTCCAAAGCTGCTCGGGACGTACTGGGCTTCCTACGGGTGGTCCGTTTCGTCCGGATCCTCCGGATCTTCAAGCTGACACGGCACTTTGTGGGTCTCCGGGTGCTGGGCCACACCCTCCGGGCCAGCACCAACGAATTCCTGCTCCTCATCATCTTCCTCGCCCTGGGGGTCTTGATTTTTGCCACTATGATCTACTACGCCGAGCGGATCGGAGCCAAGACGTCCGACCCCCGCGGGAGCGACCACACTCACTTTAAGAACATCCCCATTGGGTTCTGGTGGGCTGTGGTCACGATGACGACCCTGGGCTATGGCGACATGTACCCCAAGACCTGGTCGGGCATGGTGGTGGGGGCTCTCTGTGCGTTGGCGGGGGTGCTCACCATCGCCATGCCTGTGCCCGTCATTGTCAATAACTTTGGGATGTACTATTCGTTGGCCATGGCCAAGCAGAAGctgccaaagaagaagaaaaagcatataCCCCGTCCGGCCCCGCTGGACTCCCCTACTTACTGCAAATCCGAGGAAAATTCCCCCCGTAACAGCACCCAGAGCGACACTTGCCCCTTGGCAGTAGAGGAGGGGGCAGCTGAGCGGAAACGGTCAG ACTCTAAGCAGAACGGCGAGGCCAACGTGGTGCTGTCAGATGAGGAGCAGCCGCTGTCGCCAACCGATGAGGAGAAGCGGCCCATGCGGCGCTCCAGCACCCGGGATAAGAACAAGAAATCCTCCACGTGCTTCCTGCTGGCCACGGGCGACTTCTCCTGTGCAGCGGATGGAGGCGTCCAGAAAG GCTACGGCAAATCCCGGAGCCTCAGCAGCATAGATGGCGTGGCAGGATCCACGGTGGGCTTGGCCCCCCTCGCCTCCCGCTGCGGCTCTCCCCGTCCTCCgcagcagccctgctctcccGTCCCCTCCATCCTCTAA
- the KCNC4 gene encoding voltage-gated potassium channel KCNC4 isoform X2: MQGSIFPARFSLGLRALPLVQPRVVWVWSSASLHPLRIRPWEPSSCSYSWSRAFLVSHLCPPLPPPPTPSSSPGGRARVACVSHPPKSMISSVCVSSYRGRKSGNKPPSKTCLKEEMGKGEESDKITINVGGTRHETYKSTLRTLPGTRLAWLADPDAQSNFDFDGKSNEFFFDRHPGIFSYVLNYYRTGKLHCPADICGPLFEEELTYWGIDETDVEPCCWMTYRQHRDAEEALDIFESPEPGGGAGGEEPEEEGGREMALQRLGMDDRPPGAAGAAGGGGCCRNWQPKMWALFEDPYSSKAARVVAFASLFFILVSITTFCLETHEAFNIDVNVTETLVVGNTTTILLTHKVETEPILTYIEGVCVLWFTLEFLVRIICCPDKLLFVKNLLNIIDFVAILPFYLEVGLSGLSSKAARDVLGFLRVVRFVRILRIFKLTRHFVGLRVLGHTLRASTNEFLLLIIFLALGVLIFATMIYYAERIGAKTSDPRGSDHTHFKNIPIGFWWAVVTMTTLGYGDMYPKTWSGMVVGALCALAGVLTIAMPVPVIVNNFGMYYSLAMAKQKLPKKKKKHIPRPAPLDSPTYCKSEENSPRNSTQSDTCPLAVEEGAAERKRSDSKQNGEANVVLSDEEQPLSPTDEEKRPMRRSSTRDKNKKSSTCFLLATGDFSCAADGGVQKDTCQDVLSSSYPQGEVVTFS; encoded by the exons ATGCAAGGCTCGATTTTTCCAGCACGCTTTTCCCTCGGGCTCCGCGCTCTCCCGCTGGTGCAGCCCCGGGTGGTTTGGGTGTGGAGCTCCGCCAGCCTCCACCCGCTCAGGATCCGGCCCTGGGAGCCGTCCAGTTGCAGTTACAGTTGGAGCAGGGCTTTCTTGGTG tcccatCTCTGCCCCCCTCTCCCGCCTCCGCCGACCCCCAGCTCCTCGCCCGGAGGAAGGGCGCGCGTAGCGTGCGTCTCCCATCCACCGAAATCTATGATCAGCTCCGTGTGTGTCTCCTCCTACCGTGGACGCAAGTCTGGGAACAAACCACCCTCCAAAACATGCCTGAAGGAAGAGATGGGCAAAGGGGAAGAGTCGGACAAGATCACCATCAATGTAGGTGGTACCCGGCATGAGACCTACAAAAGCACCCTACGGACTTTGCCGGGCACCCGCCTGGCCTGGCTCGCTGACCCCGATGCCCAGAGCAACTTTGACTTTGATGGAAAAAGCAATGAGTTCTTCTTTGACCGGCACCCCGGGATCTTCTCCTACGTGCTCAACTACTACCGTACCGGCAAACTGCACTGCCCCGCGGACATCTGCGGACCCCTCTTCGAGGAGGAGCTGACCTACTGGGGCATCGATGAGACGGACGTGGAGCCCTGTTGTTGGATGACCTACCGCCAGCATCGCGATGCCGAAGAGGCCCTGGACATCTTCGAGAGTCCCGAGCCAGGTGGAGGGGCCGGTGGAGAGGAGCCTGAAGAGGAAGGGGGTAGGGAGATGGCCCTTCAACGCCTGGGCATGGATGACAGGccaccgggggcggcgggggctgccggagGGGGTGGCTGCTGTCGGAATTGGCAGCCCAAGATGTGGGCGCTCTTTGAGGATCCCTACTCGTCCAAGGCGGCAAGG GTAGTTGCTTTTGCCTCGCTTTTCTTCATCCTGGTCTCCATCACCACCTTCTGCCTGGAGACACACGAGGCTTTCAACATTGATGTCAACGTGACGGAGACACTGGTGGTTGGCAACACCACGACGATCCTGCTGACGCATAAAGTGGAGACAGAGCCCATCCTCACCTACATCGAAGGGGTCTGCGTCCTGTGGTTCACCCTTGAGTTCCTGGTTCGCATCATCTGCTGTCCAGATAAGCTTCTCTTCGTTAAAAACCTGCTCAACATCATTGACTTTGTGGCCATCTTGCCCTTCTACCTGGAGGTAGGTCTCAGTGGCCTGTCCTCCAAAGCTGCTCGGGACGTACTGGGCTTCCTACGGGTGGTCCGTTTCGTCCGGATCCTCCGGATCTTCAAGCTGACACGGCACTTTGTGGGTCTCCGGGTGCTGGGCCACACCCTCCGGGCCAGCACCAACGAATTCCTGCTCCTCATCATCTTCCTCGCCCTGGGGGTCTTGATTTTTGCCACTATGATCTACTACGCCGAGCGGATCGGAGCCAAGACGTCCGACCCCCGCGGGAGCGACCACACTCACTTTAAGAACATCCCCATTGGGTTCTGGTGGGCTGTGGTCACGATGACGACCCTGGGCTATGGCGACATGTACCCCAAGACCTGGTCGGGCATGGTGGTGGGGGCTCTCTGTGCGTTGGCGGGGGTGCTCACCATCGCCATGCCTGTGCCCGTCATTGTCAATAACTTTGGGATGTACTATTCGTTGGCCATGGCCAAGCAGAAGctgccaaagaagaagaaaaagcatataCCCCGTCCGGCCCCGCTGGACTCCCCTACTTACTGCAAATCCGAGGAAAATTCCCCCCGTAACAGCACCCAGAGCGACACTTGCCCCTTGGCAGTAGAGGAGGGGGCAGCTGAGCGGAAACGGTCAG ACTCTAAGCAGAACGGCGAGGCCAACGTGGTGCTGTCAGATGAGGAGCAGCCGCTGTCGCCAACCGATGAGGAGAAGCGGCCCATGCGGCGCTCCAGCACCCGGGATAAGAACAAGAAATCCTCCACGTGCTTCCTGCTGGCCACGGGCGACTTCTCCTGTGCAGCGGATGGAGGCGTCCAGAAAG
- the KCNC4 gene encoding voltage-gated potassium channel KCNC4 isoform X3, whose translation MISSVCVSSYRGRKSGNKPPSKTCLKEEMGKGEESDKITINVGGTRHETYKSTLRTLPGTRLAWLADPDAQSNFDFDGKSNEFFFDRHPGIFSYVLNYYRTGKLHCPADICGPLFEEELTYWGIDETDVEPCCWMTYRQHRDAEEALDIFESPEPGGGAGGEEPEEEGGREMALQRLGMDDRPPGAAGAAGGGGCCRNWQPKMWALFEDPYSSKAARVVAFASLFFILVSITTFCLETHEAFNIDVNVTETLVVGNTTTILLTHKVETEPILTYIEGVCVLWFTLEFLVRIICCPDKLLFVKNLLNIIDFVAILPFYLEVGLSGLSSKAARDVLGFLRVVRFVRILRIFKLTRHFVGLRVLGHTLRASTNEFLLLIIFLALGVLIFATMIYYAERIGAKTSDPRGSDHTHFKNIPIGFWWAVVTMTTLGYGDMYPKTWSGMVVGALCALAGVLTIAMPVPVIVNNFGMYYSLAMAKQKLPKKKKKHIPRPAPLDSPTYCKSEENSPRNSTQSDTCPLAVEEGAAERKRSDSKQNGEANVVLSDEEQPLSPTDEEKRPMRRSSTRDKNKKSSTCFLLATGDFSCAADGGVQKDTCQDVLSSSYPQGEVVTFS comes from the exons ATGATCAGCTCCGTGTGTGTCTCCTCCTACCGTGGACGCAAGTCTGGGAACAAACCACCCTCCAAAACATGCCTGAAGGAAGAGATGGGCAAAGGGGAAGAGTCGGACAAGATCACCATCAATGTAGGTGGTACCCGGCATGAGACCTACAAAAGCACCCTACGGACTTTGCCGGGCACCCGCCTGGCCTGGCTCGCTGACCCCGATGCCCAGAGCAACTTTGACTTTGATGGAAAAAGCAATGAGTTCTTCTTTGACCGGCACCCCGGGATCTTCTCCTACGTGCTCAACTACTACCGTACCGGCAAACTGCACTGCCCCGCGGACATCTGCGGACCCCTCTTCGAGGAGGAGCTGACCTACTGGGGCATCGATGAGACGGACGTGGAGCCCTGTTGTTGGATGACCTACCGCCAGCATCGCGATGCCGAAGAGGCCCTGGACATCTTCGAGAGTCCCGAGCCAGGTGGAGGGGCCGGTGGAGAGGAGCCTGAAGAGGAAGGGGGTAGGGAGATGGCCCTTCAACGCCTGGGCATGGATGACAGGccaccgggggcggcgggggctgccggagGGGGTGGCTGCTGTCGGAATTGGCAGCCCAAGATGTGGGCGCTCTTTGAGGATCCCTACTCGTCCAAGGCGGCAAGG GTAGTTGCTTTTGCCTCGCTTTTCTTCATCCTGGTCTCCATCACCACCTTCTGCCTGGAGACACACGAGGCTTTCAACATTGATGTCAACGTGACGGAGACACTGGTGGTTGGCAACACCACGACGATCCTGCTGACGCATAAAGTGGAGACAGAGCCCATCCTCACCTACATCGAAGGGGTCTGCGTCCTGTGGTTCACCCTTGAGTTCCTGGTTCGCATCATCTGCTGTCCAGATAAGCTTCTCTTCGTTAAAAACCTGCTCAACATCATTGACTTTGTGGCCATCTTGCCCTTCTACCTGGAGGTAGGTCTCAGTGGCCTGTCCTCCAAAGCTGCTCGGGACGTACTGGGCTTCCTACGGGTGGTCCGTTTCGTCCGGATCCTCCGGATCTTCAAGCTGACACGGCACTTTGTGGGTCTCCGGGTGCTGGGCCACACCCTCCGGGCCAGCACCAACGAATTCCTGCTCCTCATCATCTTCCTCGCCCTGGGGGTCTTGATTTTTGCCACTATGATCTACTACGCCGAGCGGATCGGAGCCAAGACGTCCGACCCCCGCGGGAGCGACCACACTCACTTTAAGAACATCCCCATTGGGTTCTGGTGGGCTGTGGTCACGATGACGACCCTGGGCTATGGCGACATGTACCCCAAGACCTGGTCGGGCATGGTGGTGGGGGCTCTCTGTGCGTTGGCGGGGGTGCTCACCATCGCCATGCCTGTGCCCGTCATTGTCAATAACTTTGGGATGTACTATTCGTTGGCCATGGCCAAGCAGAAGctgccaaagaagaagaaaaagcatataCCCCGTCCGGCCCCGCTGGACTCCCCTACTTACTGCAAATCCGAGGAAAATTCCCCCCGTAACAGCACCCAGAGCGACACTTGCCCCTTGGCAGTAGAGGAGGGGGCAGCTGAGCGGAAACGGTCAG ACTCTAAGCAGAACGGCGAGGCCAACGTGGTGCTGTCAGATGAGGAGCAGCCGCTGTCGCCAACCGATGAGGAGAAGCGGCCCATGCGGCGCTCCAGCACCCGGGATAAGAACAAGAAATCCTCCACGTGCTTCCTGCTGGCCACGGGCGACTTCTCCTGTGCAGCGGATGGAGGCGTCCAGAAAG
- the KCNC4 gene encoding voltage-gated potassium channel KCNC4 isoform X4 — MISSVCVSSYRGRKSGNKPPSKTCLKEEMGKGEESDKITINVGGTRHETYKSTLRTLPGTRLAWLADPDAQSNFDFDGKSNEFFFDRHPGIFSYVLNYYRTGKLHCPADICGPLFEEELTYWGIDETDVEPCCWMTYRQHRDAEEALDIFESPEPGGGAGGEEPEEEGGREMALQRLGMDDRPPGAAGAAGGGGCCRNWQPKMWALFEDPYSSKAARVVAFASLFFILVSITTFCLETHEAFNIDVNVTETLVVGNTTTILLTHKVETEPILTYIEGVCVLWFTLEFLVRIICCPDKLLFVKNLLNIIDFVAILPFYLEVGLSGLSSKAARDVLGFLRVVRFVRILRIFKLTRHFVGLRVLGHTLRASTNEFLLLIIFLALGVLIFATMIYYAERIGAKTSDPRGSDHTHFKNIPIGFWWAVVTMTTLGYGDMYPKTWSGMVVGALCALAGVLTIAMPVPVIVNNFGMYYSLAMAKQKLPKKKKKHIPRPAPLDSPTYCKSEENSPRNSTQSDTCPLAVEEGAAERKRSDSKQNGEANVVLSDEEQPLSPTDEEKRPMRRSSTRDKNKKSSTCFLLATGDFSCAADGGVQKGYGKSRSLSSIDGVAGSTVGLAPLASRCGSPRPPQQPCSPVPSIL, encoded by the exons ATGATCAGCTCCGTGTGTGTCTCCTCCTACCGTGGACGCAAGTCTGGGAACAAACCACCCTCCAAAACATGCCTGAAGGAAGAGATGGGCAAAGGGGAAGAGTCGGACAAGATCACCATCAATGTAGGTGGTACCCGGCATGAGACCTACAAAAGCACCCTACGGACTTTGCCGGGCACCCGCCTGGCCTGGCTCGCTGACCCCGATGCCCAGAGCAACTTTGACTTTGATGGAAAAAGCAATGAGTTCTTCTTTGACCGGCACCCCGGGATCTTCTCCTACGTGCTCAACTACTACCGTACCGGCAAACTGCACTGCCCCGCGGACATCTGCGGACCCCTCTTCGAGGAGGAGCTGACCTACTGGGGCATCGATGAGACGGACGTGGAGCCCTGTTGTTGGATGACCTACCGCCAGCATCGCGATGCCGAAGAGGCCCTGGACATCTTCGAGAGTCCCGAGCCAGGTGGAGGGGCCGGTGGAGAGGAGCCTGAAGAGGAAGGGGGTAGGGAGATGGCCCTTCAACGCCTGGGCATGGATGACAGGccaccgggggcggcgggggctgccggagGGGGTGGCTGCTGTCGGAATTGGCAGCCCAAGATGTGGGCGCTCTTTGAGGATCCCTACTCGTCCAAGGCGGCAAGG GTAGTTGCTTTTGCCTCGCTTTTCTTCATCCTGGTCTCCATCACCACCTTCTGCCTGGAGACACACGAGGCTTTCAACATTGATGTCAACGTGACGGAGACACTGGTGGTTGGCAACACCACGACGATCCTGCTGACGCATAAAGTGGAGACAGAGCCCATCCTCACCTACATCGAAGGGGTCTGCGTCCTGTGGTTCACCCTTGAGTTCCTGGTTCGCATCATCTGCTGTCCAGATAAGCTTCTCTTCGTTAAAAACCTGCTCAACATCATTGACTTTGTGGCCATCTTGCCCTTCTACCTGGAGGTAGGTCTCAGTGGCCTGTCCTCCAAAGCTGCTCGGGACGTACTGGGCTTCCTACGGGTGGTCCGTTTCGTCCGGATCCTCCGGATCTTCAAGCTGACACGGCACTTTGTGGGTCTCCGGGTGCTGGGCCACACCCTCCGGGCCAGCACCAACGAATTCCTGCTCCTCATCATCTTCCTCGCCCTGGGGGTCTTGATTTTTGCCACTATGATCTACTACGCCGAGCGGATCGGAGCCAAGACGTCCGACCCCCGCGGGAGCGACCACACTCACTTTAAGAACATCCCCATTGGGTTCTGGTGGGCTGTGGTCACGATGACGACCCTGGGCTATGGCGACATGTACCCCAAGACCTGGTCGGGCATGGTGGTGGGGGCTCTCTGTGCGTTGGCGGGGGTGCTCACCATCGCCATGCCTGTGCCCGTCATTGTCAATAACTTTGGGATGTACTATTCGTTGGCCATGGCCAAGCAGAAGctgccaaagaagaagaaaaagcatataCCCCGTCCGGCCCCGCTGGACTCCCCTACTTACTGCAAATCCGAGGAAAATTCCCCCCGTAACAGCACCCAGAGCGACACTTGCCCCTTGGCAGTAGAGGAGGGGGCAGCTGAGCGGAAACGGTCAG ACTCTAAGCAGAACGGCGAGGCCAACGTGGTGCTGTCAGATGAGGAGCAGCCGCTGTCGCCAACCGATGAGGAGAAGCGGCCCATGCGGCGCTCCAGCACCCGGGATAAGAACAAGAAATCCTCCACGTGCTTCCTGCTGGCCACGGGCGACTTCTCCTGTGCAGCGGATGGAGGCGTCCAGAAAG GCTACGGCAAATCCCGGAGCCTCAGCAGCATAGATGGCGTGGCAGGATCCACGGTGGGCTTGGCCCCCCTCGCCTCCCGCTGCGGCTCTCCCCGTCCTCCgcagcagccctgctctcccGTCCCCTCCATCCTCTAA